Proteins from a genomic interval of Ciona intestinalis chromosome 9, KH, whole genome shotgun sequence:
- the LOC100184754 gene encoding short transient receptor potential channel 4-like isoform X2, which yields MSLPRKNMPTVASLVGISSLDETPQQQDSKHSSTQQLPTFIPLPVFRFIGPNSPPAESTPAKSSVSKENGKARRNTLASIFFGDSTPVRSSSFSQPESKYVTSPLVTSEAARKRFDTEKRHSLPCATGPLLSPKEEKEPETPVKQLNQLEDPISTSLVTLRVRAGARPVPYSGHFDGDNLSVASMSREGNSHRTKSVRNNEDGLRHNRQSGVADVARMMVPRMINDESELNSHELDLLHFAAEGDLEGLQTLFQEQTYYLFHLNVNCVDSLDRTALSLSTLNHHLDVVKFLLGEDVFGIKLGDALFYAIQCEFIEAIELLLEKDPQTSLQVQPGTTSPFEPGLTPFMLAAHKNNYKILSVLYKYTHRLTFSDNELLQDEGFDPYSWDAVMERLLHYRARASPAFMLLMYNEKGMTWDPLNSSMDLFSELHELARREREVEEAYLQMANRCETFALQLLEEVRSANELADLMRYDLDDDMDDVSELDDPGESDRITPERRQKIRNYLKPIKKAIKYEMKDFVTSDNSQLALIYIQKGSMFRRLKGFKGSVVQVLFGMLFPVLSMAFLIAPQSSFGCLMKNPTIKFWCWVISEVVFVIMLLVNTILMQTNTFKDLDAISPLLVVAYFWVLGKFIQEIREVFHQGLREYLSDVWNWNDLFTILLYTCFMILRIVHIIQNNGDLTRGTPYWHETMFQALPLSDICIAVSYILIHMRIMELLRAARRFGPLQVSLDLMLHDAIRFAIIFGIIFLAFGSGITELYTPYGENKNCSCNSTTVCNASLPLVQLWVPSPPNSSMLPACVSCKKTTENIPVASFTGALISLFWTMFGYDNPQQWYNIAQNCPSEHLLQSLVGAVIIGLYHFGAIIVLVNMLIAMMSNSFQKTHDDSEREWKFHRTQLWLKFIRNEINRPPPMNLIPRWKQVKRCYRFVAKLFSSLFSSCRSTNEEITDFSEEALRRRSQQLNLQRRRTGVEQTLPGGGTLFEGESRYSKVLRLVVLRYVKKKVLHNEMVI from the exons ATGAGCTTACCACGGAAGAATATGCCTACCGTGGCGTCCTTAGTAGGCATATCAAGTCTCGACGAGACACCTCAGCag CAAGACAGTAAGCACAGCAGCACCCAACAACTGCCAACATTCATACCTCTACCTGTGTTTCGCTTCATTGGACCGAACTCACCGCCAGCAGAATCCACTCCTGCGAAAAGCAGTGTCAGCAAAGAAAATGGGAAAGCACGGAGAAACACACTAGCTTCGATATTTTTCGGTGATTCGACGCCGGTTCGATCTTCCAGCTTTAGCCAGCCTGAATCAAAGTACGTGACGTCACCGCTAGTGACGTCAGAAGCAG CACGAAAACGTTTTGATACTGAGAAACGGCATAGTTTACCATGTGCCACAGGACCCTTACTTAGTCCAAAGGAAGAAAAAGAACCAGAAACACCAGTTAAACAACTTAATCAACTTG aagaTCCTATCAGTACAAGTCTAGTGACCCTACGAGTACGAGCGGGTGCTCGCCCAGTACCCTACAGTGGTCATTTCGACGGTGATAATCTTTCTGTAGCCAGTATGTCACGGGAAGGGAATTCACACCGGACGAA gtcGGTTCGTAATAACGAAGATGGGTTACGACACAACCGACAAAGTGGAGTCGCAGACGTGGCAAGAATGATGGTACCGCGTATGATAAACGatgaaa GCGAATTAAACAGTCATGAATTGGATTTACTTCACTTTGCCGCGGAAGGCGACTTAGAAGGACTTCAAACTCTATTCCAAGAACAAACATACTATCTGTTCCATCTAAACGTCAACTGTGTGGATTCTTTGGACCGAACAGCGCTGAGTTTATCAACTTTAAATCATCATCTGGATGTTGTGAAGTTTTTGCTCGGCGAAGATGTTT TTGGTATTAAACTTGGCGATGCGCTCTTTTACGCCATCCAGTGTGAGTTTATTGAAGCGATTGAGCTTCTTTTGGAAAAAGATCCCCAGACGTCATTGCAAGTTCAACCTGGTACCACGTCACCATTTGAACCTGGTCTTACACCGTTTATGTTGGCCGCACACAAGAACAACTACAAAATTCTCTCTGTGCTTTACAA GTACACACATCGGTTAACGTTCAGTGACAATGAGTTGTTACAAGACGAAGGATTTGATCCATATTCGTGGGACGCTGTGATGGAACGGTTGTTGCATTATCGTGCTCGTGCCAGTCCTGCTTTTATGTTGCTTATGTACAA TGAAAAGGGCATGACATGGGATCCGCTTAACTCATCCATGGACCTCTTCAGTGAGTTGCATGAGCTTGCAAGAAGAGAAAGAGAGGTAGAAGAAGCATATCTTCAAATGGCGAACCGATGCGAGACTTTTGCTCTTCAACTGCTGGAG GAAGTGAGGTCAGCGAACGAGCTTGCCGATTTAATGCGGTACGACCTTGATGACGATATGGATGACGTCAGTGAACTCGATGACCCCGGAGAAAGCGACCGCATCACGCCGGAAAGAAGGCAGAAGATTCGAAATTATCTCAAACCgattaaaaag GCGATCAAATACGAAATGAAGGATTTTGTAACTTCTGACAATTCTCAACttgctttaatttatattcaaaaaGGAAGTATGTTTCGACGCCTTAAAGGATTTAAAGGCTCTGTAGTGCAG GTTTTATTTGGTATGCTGTTCCCAGTATTAAGTATGGCATTTCTAATTGCGCCTCAGTCGTCGTTCGgttgtttaatgaaaaatCCAACCATAAAGTTTTGGTGCTGGGTCATATCTGAAGTGGTGTTTGTTATTATGCTTCTTGTCAACACTATTTTAATGcaaacaaatacatttaaagACCTGGATGCA ATATCACCGTTACTAGTTGTGGCGTACTTTTGGGTGCTTGGAAAGTTCATACAAGAAATCAGAGAAGTTTTTCATCAG GGTTTAAGGGAATACTTATCTGACGTTTGGAACTGGAACGACTTGTTTACCATACTACTGTATACATGTTTCATGATACTTAGGATCGTACACATCATACAGAATAACG GAGACTTGACACGTGGAACACCATACTGGCATGAAACAATGTTTCAAGCCCTACCTCTATCCGATATCTGTATAGCTGTTTCCTATATCTTGATCCATATGAGGATAATGGAACTTCTAAGGGCGGCTCGTAGGTTCGGTCCGTTACAG GTTTCTTTGGATCTCATGCTGCACGACGCAATTCGGTTCGCCATCATTTTCGGGATTATATTTCTAGCTTTTGGAAGCGGTATAACTGAGTTGTATACACCATATGGGGAAAACAAAAACTGCAGCTGTAACTCAACTACCGTATGTAACGCG AGCTTGCCGTTGGTACAACTATGGGTGCCATCTCCTCCCAACAGTTCAATGCTACCCGCTTGCGTTTCGtgcaaaa AAACTACAGAAAATATTCCTGTTGCTTCTTTTACTGGCGCTTTAATCAGTTTATTTTGGACAATGTTTGGCTACGACAATCCCCAACAGTGGTACAATATTGCTCAAAATTGTCCCAGCGAGCACTTATTGCAAAGCCTG GTTGGCGCAGTGATCATCGGTCTCTACCACTTTGGGGCAATCATAGTTCTTGTGAACATGCTTATTGCTATGATGAGCAACAGTTTTCAAAAAACACATGACGATTCAGAAAGAGAATGGAAATTTCACAG AACCCAGCTTTGGTTAAAATTCATAAGAAATGAGATAAATCGGCCGCCTCCTATGAACTTAATACCAAGATGGAAACAAGTTAAACGATGTTACAGATTCGTAGCTAAACTGTTCAGTTCGCTATTCTCAAGTTGCCGAAGCACAAATGAAGAAATTACAGATTTCAGTGAAGAAGCATTAAGAAGGCGAAGTCAGCAGTTAAACTTG CAAAGGCGGAGAACGGGTGTTGAACAAACGTTACCAGGAGGTGGAACTTTATTTGAAGGCGAAAGTCGATATTCCAAAGTTCTCAGATTAGTTGTTCTTCGTTATgttaaaaagaaagttttacATAACGAAATGGTCATATGA
- the LOC100184754 gene encoding short transient receptor potential channel 4-like isoform X1: protein MSLPRKNMPTVASLVGISSLDETPQQQDSKHSSTQQLPTFIPLPVFRFIGPNSPPAESTPAKSSVSKENGKARRNTLASIFFGDSTPVRSSSFSQPESKYVTSPLVTSEAARKRFDTEKRHSLPCATGPLLSPKEEKEPETPVKQLNQLEDPISTSLVTLRVRAGARPVPYSGHFDGDNLSVASMSREGNSHRTKSVRNNEDGLRHNRQSGVADVARMMVPRMINDESELNSHELDLLHFAAEGDLEGLQTLFQEQTYYLFHLNVNCVDSLDRTALSLSTLNHHLDVVKFLLGEDVFGIKLGDALFYAIQCEFIEAIELLLEKDPQTSLQVQPGTTSPFEPGLTPFMLAAHKNNYKILSVLYKYTHRLTFSDNELLQDEGFDPYSWDAVMERLLHYRARASPAFMLLMYNEKGMTWDPLNSSMDLFSELHELARREREVEEAYLQMANRCETFALQLLEEVRSANELADLMRYDLDDDMDDVSELDDPGESDRITPERRQKIRNYLKPIKKAIKYEMKDFVTSDNSQLALIYIQKGSMFRRLKGFKGSVVQVLFGMLFPVLSMAFLIAPQSSFGCLMKNPTIKFWCWVISEVVFVIMLLVNTILMQTNTFKDLDAISPLLVVAYFWVLGKFIQEIREVFHQGLREYLSDVWNWNDLFTILLYTCFMILRIVHIIQNNGDLTRGTPYWHETMFQALPLSDICIAVSYILIHMRIMELLRAARRFGPLQVSLDLMLHDAIRFAIIFGIIFLAFGSGITELYTPYGENKNCSCNSTTVCNASLPLVQLWVPSPPNSSMLPACVSCKKISEGNEETFMMTKIELAFIGMFWTLFGYGDPTKWYPIDNCPNTFKLQELVGAVIIGLYHFGAIIVLVNMLIAMMSNSFQKTHDDSEREWKFHRTQLWLKFIRNEINRPPPMNLIPRWKQVKRCYRFVAKLFSSLFSSCRSTNEEITDFSEEALRRRSQQLNLQRRRTGVEQTLPGGGTLFEGESRYSKVLRLVVLRYVKKKVLHNEMVI from the exons ATGAGCTTACCACGGAAGAATATGCCTACCGTGGCGTCCTTAGTAGGCATATCAAGTCTCGACGAGACACCTCAGCag CAAGACAGTAAGCACAGCAGCACCCAACAACTGCCAACATTCATACCTCTACCTGTGTTTCGCTTCATTGGACCGAACTCACCGCCAGCAGAATCCACTCCTGCGAAAAGCAGTGTCAGCAAAGAAAATGGGAAAGCACGGAGAAACACACTAGCTTCGATATTTTTCGGTGATTCGACGCCGGTTCGATCTTCCAGCTTTAGCCAGCCTGAATCAAAGTACGTGACGTCACCGCTAGTGACGTCAGAAGCAG CACGAAAACGTTTTGATACTGAGAAACGGCATAGTTTACCATGTGCCACAGGACCCTTACTTAGTCCAAAGGAAGAAAAAGAACCAGAAACACCAGTTAAACAACTTAATCAACTTG aagaTCCTATCAGTACAAGTCTAGTGACCCTACGAGTACGAGCGGGTGCTCGCCCAGTACCCTACAGTGGTCATTTCGACGGTGATAATCTTTCTGTAGCCAGTATGTCACGGGAAGGGAATTCACACCGGACGAA gtcGGTTCGTAATAACGAAGATGGGTTACGACACAACCGACAAAGTGGAGTCGCAGACGTGGCAAGAATGATGGTACCGCGTATGATAAACGatgaaa GCGAATTAAACAGTCATGAATTGGATTTACTTCACTTTGCCGCGGAAGGCGACTTAGAAGGACTTCAAACTCTATTCCAAGAACAAACATACTATCTGTTCCATCTAAACGTCAACTGTGTGGATTCTTTGGACCGAACAGCGCTGAGTTTATCAACTTTAAATCATCATCTGGATGTTGTGAAGTTTTTGCTCGGCGAAGATGTTT TTGGTATTAAACTTGGCGATGCGCTCTTTTACGCCATCCAGTGTGAGTTTATTGAAGCGATTGAGCTTCTTTTGGAAAAAGATCCCCAGACGTCATTGCAAGTTCAACCTGGTACCACGTCACCATTTGAACCTGGTCTTACACCGTTTATGTTGGCCGCACACAAGAACAACTACAAAATTCTCTCTGTGCTTTACAA GTACACACATCGGTTAACGTTCAGTGACAATGAGTTGTTACAAGACGAAGGATTTGATCCATATTCGTGGGACGCTGTGATGGAACGGTTGTTGCATTATCGTGCTCGTGCCAGTCCTGCTTTTATGTTGCTTATGTACAA TGAAAAGGGCATGACATGGGATCCGCTTAACTCATCCATGGACCTCTTCAGTGAGTTGCATGAGCTTGCAAGAAGAGAAAGAGAGGTAGAAGAAGCATATCTTCAAATGGCGAACCGATGCGAGACTTTTGCTCTTCAACTGCTGGAG GAAGTGAGGTCAGCGAACGAGCTTGCCGATTTAATGCGGTACGACCTTGATGACGATATGGATGACGTCAGTGAACTCGATGACCCCGGAGAAAGCGACCGCATCACGCCGGAAAGAAGGCAGAAGATTCGAAATTATCTCAAACCgattaaaaag GCGATCAAATACGAAATGAAGGATTTTGTAACTTCTGACAATTCTCAACttgctttaatttatattcaaaaaGGAAGTATGTTTCGACGCCTTAAAGGATTTAAAGGCTCTGTAGTGCAG GTTTTATTTGGTATGCTGTTCCCAGTATTAAGTATGGCATTTCTAATTGCGCCTCAGTCGTCGTTCGgttgtttaatgaaaaatCCAACCATAAAGTTTTGGTGCTGGGTCATATCTGAAGTGGTGTTTGTTATTATGCTTCTTGTCAACACTATTTTAATGcaaacaaatacatttaaagACCTGGATGCA ATATCACCGTTACTAGTTGTGGCGTACTTTTGGGTGCTTGGAAAGTTCATACAAGAAATCAGAGAAGTTTTTCATCAG GGTTTAAGGGAATACTTATCTGACGTTTGGAACTGGAACGACTTGTTTACCATACTACTGTATACATGTTTCATGATACTTAGGATCGTACACATCATACAGAATAACG GAGACTTGACACGTGGAACACCATACTGGCATGAAACAATGTTTCAAGCCCTACCTCTATCCGATATCTGTATAGCTGTTTCCTATATCTTGATCCATATGAGGATAATGGAACTTCTAAGGGCGGCTCGTAGGTTCGGTCCGTTACAG GTTTCTTTGGATCTCATGCTGCACGACGCAATTCGGTTCGCCATCATTTTCGGGATTATATTTCTAGCTTTTGGAAGCGGTATAACTGAGTTGTATACACCATATGGGGAAAACAAAAACTGCAGCTGTAACTCAACTACCGTATGTAACGCG AGCTTGCCGTTGGTACAACTATGGGTGCCATCTCCTCCCAACAGTTCAATGCTACCCGCTTGCGTTTCGtgcaaaa AAATATCCGAAGGCAATGAAGAGACTTTTATGATGACAAAGATTGAATTAGCTTTTATTGGGATGTTTTGGACTTTGTTCGGTTACGGGGACCCGACGAAATGGTATCCCATTGATAACTGTCCAAACACTTTCAAATTGCAAGAATTG GTTGGCGCAGTGATCATCGGTCTCTACCACTTTGGGGCAATCATAGTTCTTGTGAACATGCTTATTGCTATGATGAGCAACAGTTTTCAAAAAACACATGACGATTCAGAAAGAGAATGGAAATTTCACAG AACCCAGCTTTGGTTAAAATTCATAAGAAATGAGATAAATCGGCCGCCTCCTATGAACTTAATACCAAGATGGAAACAAGTTAAACGATGTTACAGATTCGTAGCTAAACTGTTCAGTTCGCTATTCTCAAGTTGCCGAAGCACAAATGAAGAAATTACAGATTTCAGTGAAGAAGCATTAAGAAGGCGAAGTCAGCAGTTAAACTTG CAAAGGCGGAGAACGGGTGTTGAACAAACGTTACCAGGAGGTGGAACTTTATTTGAAGGCGAAAGTCGATATTCCAAAGTTCTCAGATTAGTTGTTCTTCGTTATgttaaaaagaaagttttacATAACGAAATGGTCATATGA
- the LOC100184754 gene encoding short transient receptor potential channel 4-like isoform X3 yields MSLPRKNMPTVASLVGISSLDETPQQQDSKHSSTQQLPTFIPLPVFRFIGPNSPPAESTPAKSSVSKENGKARRNTLASIFFGDSTPVRSSSFSQPESKYVTSPLVTSEAARKRFDTEKRHSLPCATGPLLSPKEEKEPETPVKQLNQLEDPISTSLVTLRVRAGARPVPYSGHFDGDNLSVASMSREGNSHRTKSVRNNEDGLRHNRQSGVADVARMMVPRMINDESELNSHELDLLHFAAEGDLEGLQTLFQEQTYYLFHLNVNCVDSLDRTALSLSTLNHHLDVVKFLLGEDVFGIKLGDALFYAIQCEFIEAIELLLEKDPQTSLQVQPGTTSPFEPGLTPFMLAAHKNNYKILSVLYKYTHRLTFSDNELLQDEGFDPYSWDAVMERLLHYRARASPAFMLLMYNEKGMTWDPLNSSMDLFSELHELARREREVEEAYLQMANRCETFALQLLEEVRSANELADLMRYDLDDDMDDVSELDDPGESDRITPERRQKIRNYLKPIKKAIKYEMKDFVTSDNSQLALIYIQKGSMFRRLKGFKGSVVQVLFGMLFPVLSMAFLIAPQSSFGCLMKNPTIKFWCWVISEVVFVIMLLVNTILMQTNTFKDLDAISPLLVVAYFWVLGKFIQEIREVFHQGLREYLSDVWNWNDLFTILLYTCFMILRIVHIIQNNGDLTRGTPYWHETMFQALPLSDICIAVSYILIHMRIMELLRAARRFGPLQVSLDLMLHDAIRFAIIFGIIFLAFGSGITELYTPYGENKNCSCNSTTVCNASLPLVQLWVPSPPNSSMLPACVSCKSWRSDHRSLPLWGNHSSCEHAYCYDEQQFSKNT; encoded by the exons ATGAGCTTACCACGGAAGAATATGCCTACCGTGGCGTCCTTAGTAGGCATATCAAGTCTCGACGAGACACCTCAGCag CAAGACAGTAAGCACAGCAGCACCCAACAACTGCCAACATTCATACCTCTACCTGTGTTTCGCTTCATTGGACCGAACTCACCGCCAGCAGAATCCACTCCTGCGAAAAGCAGTGTCAGCAAAGAAAATGGGAAAGCACGGAGAAACACACTAGCTTCGATATTTTTCGGTGATTCGACGCCGGTTCGATCTTCCAGCTTTAGCCAGCCTGAATCAAAGTACGTGACGTCACCGCTAGTGACGTCAGAAGCAG CACGAAAACGTTTTGATACTGAGAAACGGCATAGTTTACCATGTGCCACAGGACCCTTACTTAGTCCAAAGGAAGAAAAAGAACCAGAAACACCAGTTAAACAACTTAATCAACTTG aagaTCCTATCAGTACAAGTCTAGTGACCCTACGAGTACGAGCGGGTGCTCGCCCAGTACCCTACAGTGGTCATTTCGACGGTGATAATCTTTCTGTAGCCAGTATGTCACGGGAAGGGAATTCACACCGGACGAA gtcGGTTCGTAATAACGAAGATGGGTTACGACACAACCGACAAAGTGGAGTCGCAGACGTGGCAAGAATGATGGTACCGCGTATGATAAACGatgaaa GCGAATTAAACAGTCATGAATTGGATTTACTTCACTTTGCCGCGGAAGGCGACTTAGAAGGACTTCAAACTCTATTCCAAGAACAAACATACTATCTGTTCCATCTAAACGTCAACTGTGTGGATTCTTTGGACCGAACAGCGCTGAGTTTATCAACTTTAAATCATCATCTGGATGTTGTGAAGTTTTTGCTCGGCGAAGATGTTT TTGGTATTAAACTTGGCGATGCGCTCTTTTACGCCATCCAGTGTGAGTTTATTGAAGCGATTGAGCTTCTTTTGGAAAAAGATCCCCAGACGTCATTGCAAGTTCAACCTGGTACCACGTCACCATTTGAACCTGGTCTTACACCGTTTATGTTGGCCGCACACAAGAACAACTACAAAATTCTCTCTGTGCTTTACAA GTACACACATCGGTTAACGTTCAGTGACAATGAGTTGTTACAAGACGAAGGATTTGATCCATATTCGTGGGACGCTGTGATGGAACGGTTGTTGCATTATCGTGCTCGTGCCAGTCCTGCTTTTATGTTGCTTATGTACAA TGAAAAGGGCATGACATGGGATCCGCTTAACTCATCCATGGACCTCTTCAGTGAGTTGCATGAGCTTGCAAGAAGAGAAAGAGAGGTAGAAGAAGCATATCTTCAAATGGCGAACCGATGCGAGACTTTTGCTCTTCAACTGCTGGAG GAAGTGAGGTCAGCGAACGAGCTTGCCGATTTAATGCGGTACGACCTTGATGACGATATGGATGACGTCAGTGAACTCGATGACCCCGGAGAAAGCGACCGCATCACGCCGGAAAGAAGGCAGAAGATTCGAAATTATCTCAAACCgattaaaaag GCGATCAAATACGAAATGAAGGATTTTGTAACTTCTGACAATTCTCAACttgctttaatttatattcaaaaaGGAAGTATGTTTCGACGCCTTAAAGGATTTAAAGGCTCTGTAGTGCAG GTTTTATTTGGTATGCTGTTCCCAGTATTAAGTATGGCATTTCTAATTGCGCCTCAGTCGTCGTTCGgttgtttaatgaaaaatCCAACCATAAAGTTTTGGTGCTGGGTCATATCTGAAGTGGTGTTTGTTATTATGCTTCTTGTCAACACTATTTTAATGcaaacaaatacatttaaagACCTGGATGCA ATATCACCGTTACTAGTTGTGGCGTACTTTTGGGTGCTTGGAAAGTTCATACAAGAAATCAGAGAAGTTTTTCATCAG GGTTTAAGGGAATACTTATCTGACGTTTGGAACTGGAACGACTTGTTTACCATACTACTGTATACATGTTTCATGATACTTAGGATCGTACACATCATACAGAATAACG GAGACTTGACACGTGGAACACCATACTGGCATGAAACAATGTTTCAAGCCCTACCTCTATCCGATATCTGTATAGCTGTTTCCTATATCTTGATCCATATGAGGATAATGGAACTTCTAAGGGCGGCTCGTAGGTTCGGTCCGTTACAG GTTTCTTTGGATCTCATGCTGCACGACGCAATTCGGTTCGCCATCATTTTCGGGATTATATTTCTAGCTTTTGGAAGCGGTATAACTGAGTTGTATACACCATATGGGGAAAACAAAAACTGCAGCTGTAACTCAACTACCGTATGTAACGCG AGCTTGCCGTTGGTACAACTATGGGTGCCATCTCCTCCCAACAGTTCAATGCTACCCGCTTGCGTTTCGtgcaaaa GTTGGCGCAGTGATCATCGGTCTCTACCACTTTGGGGCAATCATAGTTCTTGTGAACATGCTTATTGCTATGATGAGCAACAGTTTTCAAAAAACACATGA